One region of Kytococcus sedentarius DSM 20547 genomic DNA includes:
- a CDS encoding glycosyltransferase, with the protein MHTSPLSDPGEGDAGGMNVYVRQLSRAMVGEGAAVHVVTRSDTGEAWEARDEGVAVAGLPVGPPDAAKEDLPALVPDFARAVAQHLAARELAPDVVHSHYWLSGMVALALPGLTATWAHTMHTLGATKNAELAGTDDREPAARLEGERRILESVDLAVASTCPECGQLRAQGAPAERCVVIPPGVDARTFHPLEPAARDAVRHAVRQELGLPADALLLVQAGRWQPAKGQVVLLEAVEHLWEAGIRAHAVFVGGPSGAGDAGELPRRIEQSPARDGLLPRGAVPPAELARLLHAADLVVVPSRTESFGLVAVEAMACGTPVVAARVGGLPDAVGDAAALVDGHDPRDWAEALAGLLADPAARAALGEAGRRRAATMSWRDTARAHLEAYRTARRQEAP; encoded by the coding sequence ATGCACACCTCGCCCCTCTCGGACCCCGGAGAGGGCGATGCCGGGGGCATGAACGTCTACGTCCGCCAGCTCAGTCGCGCGATGGTGGGCGAGGGGGCGGCCGTGCACGTGGTGACCCGCTCGGACACCGGTGAGGCCTGGGAGGCGCGCGACGAGGGGGTCGCGGTCGCCGGCCTCCCGGTCGGCCCCCCGGATGCGGCGAAGGAGGACCTCCCCGCCCTGGTGCCGGACTTCGCCCGCGCCGTCGCGCAGCACCTGGCCGCCCGCGAGCTCGCCCCCGACGTGGTGCACTCCCACTACTGGCTCTCCGGGATGGTCGCCCTCGCGCTGCCCGGCCTGACCGCCACCTGGGCCCACACCATGCACACCCTGGGCGCCACCAAGAACGCCGAGCTCGCCGGCACCGATGACCGGGAGCCGGCGGCCCGCCTGGAGGGGGAGCGCCGCATCCTGGAGTCCGTCGACCTCGCCGTGGCCAGCACCTGCCCGGAGTGCGGACAGCTGCGCGCGCAGGGTGCGCCCGCCGAGCGCTGCGTCGTGATCCCCCCGGGGGTCGATGCGAGGACCTTCCACCCGCTCGAGCCCGCCGCCCGGGACGCCGTGCGCCACGCGGTGCGCCAGGAGCTCGGCCTGCCCGCCGACGCCCTGCTGCTGGTGCAGGCCGGGAGGTGGCAGCCCGCGAAGGGCCAGGTGGTCCTGCTGGAGGCCGTGGAGCACCTCTGGGAAGCCGGCATCCGGGCGCACGCCGTCTTCGTCGGGGGGCCCAGCGGCGCCGGGGACGCGGGCGAACTGCCCCGCCGCATCGAGCAGTCACCCGCCCGCGACGGCCTGCTGCCGCGGGGTGCGGTGCCGCCGGCGGAGCTCGCCCGCCTGCTGCACGCGGCGGACCTGGTGGTGGTGCCCAGCCGCACCGAGTCCTTCGGTCTGGTGGCCGTGGAGGCGATGGCCTGCGGCACCCCCGTCGTCGCGGCCCGGGTGGGGGGACTGCCCGATGCGGTGGGCGACGCCGCCGCGCTCGTCGACGGCCACGACCCGCGGGACTGGGCCGAGGCCCTGGCCGGGCTGCTGGCCGACCCGGCGGCCCGTGCGGCTCTCGGCGAGGCGGGCCGGCGACGGGCTGCGACCATGTCCTGGCGGGACACCGCCCGCGCCCACCTCGAGGCCTACCGCACCGCCCGACGCCAGGAGGCACCATGA
- a CDS encoding YbjN domain-containing protein, whose amino-acid sequence MTAAENAAARGDDDGPGGRPAGSPGQQAALDVVDRWVALHADPASPEHVEGVEAERLADDDGRPTGAWVITLPGERKLKTVVSVRVGEKSLGLIAFVVRNPDENHAAVYRMLLRRTLDLPGLAYAIDDSGDVYLTGRTPVRGVTDTWFDEAMGAVLQASDGIFNEVLAKGFLTAMQTEWDWRTSRGESTRNLEAFRHLLAD is encoded by the coding sequence ATGACCGCCGCCGAGAACGCCGCTGCGCGCGGGGACGACGACGGGCCCGGCGGCCGCCCCGCCGGCAGCCCGGGACAGCAGGCGGCCCTGGACGTGGTGGACCGGTGGGTCGCCCTGCACGCCGACCCCGCCTCGCCGGAGCACGTCGAGGGCGTCGAGGCCGAACGGCTCGCGGACGACGACGGGCGCCCCACCGGCGCCTGGGTCATCACGCTGCCCGGCGAGCGGAAGCTCAAGACGGTCGTCTCGGTGCGGGTGGGGGAGAAGTCGCTGGGCCTCATCGCCTTCGTCGTGCGCAACCCCGACGAGAACCACGCGGCGGTCTACCGGATGCTGCTGCGCCGCACCCTGGACCTGCCTGGCCTGGCCTACGCGATCGACGACTCCGGCGACGTCTACCTCACCGGCCGCACTCCGGTCCGGGGAGTGACGGACACCTGGTTCGACGAGGCGATGGGGGCGGTGCTGCAGGCCAGCGACGGCATCTTCAACGAGGTCCTGGCCAAGGGCTTCCTCACCGCCATGCAGACCGAGTGGGACTGGCGCACCAGCCGGGGGGAGTCCACCCGCAACCTCGAGGCCTTCCGCCACCTGCTGGCCGACTGA
- a CDS encoding phosphoglyceromutase, translating to MTNAAHTLVLLRHGQSLWNEKNLFTGWVDVDLTEKGRAEARRGGELLVAEGYLPDVLHTSRLRRAITTANLALDAADRHWIDVKRSWRLNERHYGALQGKDKAQVKDKYGEEQFMAWRRGYDTPPPPIEADDEYSQAGDPRYADLGAEVPATECLKDVVERLRPYWAEEIVPDLQAGRTVLVTAHGNSLRALVKELDGISDADIAELNIPTGIPLVYELDGNFRPLTPGGRYLDPEAAAGAIQEVANQGSK from the coding sequence ATGACCAACGCTGCTCACACCCTTGTCCTGCTGCGCCACGGCCAGAGCCTGTGGAACGAGAAGAACCTCTTCACCGGGTGGGTCGACGTCGACCTCACCGAGAAGGGGCGCGCCGAGGCCCGCCGCGGTGGTGAGCTGCTGGTGGCCGAGGGCTACCTGCCGGACGTGCTGCACACCTCCCGCCTGCGGCGCGCGATCACGACGGCCAACCTGGCCCTCGATGCCGCCGACCGCCACTGGATCGACGTGAAGCGCTCCTGGCGCCTCAACGAGCGCCACTACGGCGCACTGCAGGGCAAGGACAAGGCACAGGTCAAGGACAAGTACGGCGAGGAGCAGTTCATGGCCTGGCGCCGCGGCTACGACACCCCGCCGCCCCCCATCGAGGCCGACGACGAGTACTCGCAGGCGGGTGATCCTCGCTACGCCGACCTGGGCGCCGAGGTGCCGGCCACCGAGTGCCTCAAGGACGTCGTGGAGCGGCTGCGTCCCTACTGGGCCGAGGAGATCGTGCCCGACCTGCAGGCCGGCAGGACGGTGCTGGTCACCGCCCACGGCAACAGCCTGCGCGCCCTGGTCAAGGAGCTCGACGGCATCAGCGACGCCGACATCGCCGAGCTGAACATCCCCACCGGCATCCCGCTGGTGTACGAGCTCGACGGGAACTTTCGCCCCCTGACCCCCGGCGGGCGCTATCTCGACCCCGAGGCCGCCGCCGGCGCCATCCAGGAGGTCGCGAACCAGGGCAGCAAGTGA